From the Mycobacterium sp. DL592 genome, the window GATGCAGCCACAGCGCGGTGGGAGCCACCGACTGCTGGGTCAGCGCGGCACCGGTCAAGCCCACCAGGTCGATGTCGGCCAACTGAGCTGCAAGGGTGCGGATCTCGTCGGTCGCCCTGGCGTCGTTCTGCAGGATCGCGCGACGCAGCGGCCGGCCGGCGGCGTCGACGGCGACGACAGCGGGCACCATCCCCGTCGTGGCGACGGCCCTGACGTCACTCGGCGAGATCCCCGCGCTGGCGACGAGTTCGGCGATCGAGTCGACCACATTGGCCAGCCACTGTTGCGGGTCCGCCTCGGCCCATCCGGGATGCTCACTGAAAAGTGTTGCGGTGCGGCTGGTTTGCGCGACGATTCCGCACTCGGTGTCGAAGAGGACAGTCTTGGTGCCGGTCGTGCCGATATCCACCCCGACGGTGTAGGCCGTCACCGAAGGTCACCAGCCGTGCCGGTGTCGGACGATTCCTCGCGGTTCACGCAGATGACGTCGACACCCAGGTTTCGGGCGGCGATCAGGGTGGGATGGTCGGGATGGCTGTCGGTGACGATGTGAGCCGCCGCGCTCAACGGGGCGACGGTCAGCAGTTGCACCCGGCCGAGTTTGGACTCGTCGGCTACCACGATGATGCGGTCCGCCGAGGCGGCGGCGGCCCGCTTGGCACTGCCTTCCACCCGGTGGTAGTCGGTCAGGCCGCGAACCGGATCGACCCCGGCGATACCCATGATGAAGGTGTCACAGTTGTACATCTGGAACACCGACTCGGTCTCGAAGCCGATCAGGCTCAGTTCCCCGGGCCGGAGATTGCCCCCGGTCACGATGATCGTGGTGTCCGGTTCATCGGCGAGTTCGATCGCCGCGAGCAGGCTCGGCGTCACGATCGTCAACCCCAGCCCGCGGCCGCGGATGGCACGAGCCACCGCCAACACGGTGCTACCGCTGTCGAGGATCACAGTCTCGCCCGGCTGGAGCAGTTCGACGGCGGCCTCGGCGATATGCATCTTCTCGGTGGCCGAGCGTGAGGCACGGCTCTCGAAGGACGGTTCCTCCGCCTTGCGGTAGGCCGCGATCGCGCCGCCGGTGATCCGCCGAACCAATCCGGAGGCCTCAAGGGCGTCGACGTCCCGTCGGATCGTCATCTCCGAAACGCCGTATTCCTGGGCCAGCGCGGCGTACTCGATCTCGCCCTGGTCGAGGACGCGCTGTTCGATCTGCGCTCGTCGCGTCTTGGCTGACACCGGCTCGCCGCTCCTCGATTGTGACTGATTCACGTTCTGTGTGCCCCAATGTAAGGTCTTCACGGTGATGCCGCAATGCCAGCGGCGATATTCATCTACTTTTTGTTAATTTCTTGCAGTTAGTAGCGGGATACGTTAGAAAAAGACACACCGAAACGAAAGGGAGTCAGATGGCCGAATGGGTGCGAGAAGTCTTCTCCGTGCAGAAGCCCGTCATCGCGATGCTTCACCTGTCCGCGCTGCCCGGCGATCCCGGATTCGACACTCGCGGTGGGCTGGCAGCCGTGGTCGACCGGGCGAAGGAGGAACTCGACGCACTCCAGCAGGGTGGCGTGGACGGCATCATGATCTCCAACGAATTCAGCCTGCCGTACCTCACCAAGACCGAACCGATCACCGCGATCACCATGGCGCGCATCATCGGTGAACTGCTGCCCGACATCTCGGTCCCCTACGGTGTCAATGTCTTGTGGGACGGCCGCGCCTCCATCGACCTCGCCGTCGCCACCGGCGCGCAGTTCGTCCGCGAGATCTTCACCGGCGTGTACGCCAGTGACTTCGGCTTGTGGAACACCAATGTTGGTGAGGTCGCCCGCCACCGTGCGCGTATCGGCGGGGCCGGGGTGAAGCTGTTCTTCAACATCGTTCCGGAATCCGCCACCTACCTAGCCGAGCGCGACCTCGCCTCGATCACGCGCACCACGGTGTTCGCCACGCTGCCCGACGCGATCTGCGTCTCAGGACTCACCGCCGGAGCACCGACCGATCTAGCCGCGCTCTCGGTTGTCAAGAAGTCCGCCGGGGCGGTGCCGGTGTTCGTCAACACCGGCGTGAAGGCCGACAACGTAGTCGAACAGCTCGCGCTGGCCGACGGGGCGATCGTCGGAACCTACTTCAAGAAAGACGGCATCTTCGAGAACCGCGCCCAGCGTGAGCGCGTCGAGGAACTGATGGCCAACGCCAAAGCCGCCCGCTAAGCCTCAGGAGCGCTCCCGCGGACCGCACCCCGAAGGGCGTCGGCGGCGGCGCGGATCTGCGGGGTCACCAGCATCACCTGGCCCAGCACCCCGTTGACGAAGCCGGGCGACTCGTCGGTGGACAGCTCCTTGGCCAGCTCTACCGCCTCGTCGACGGCCACCGGCTCGGGAACGTCGTCGGCATGCAGCAACTCCCACACCGCGACCCGCAGAATCGCGCGGTCGACGGCGGGCAGCCGCTCCAGCGTCCAGCCCTGCAGGTGTGAGGTGATCAGTTCGTCGATATGCGCGATGTTCTCGGTGACGCCGCGCGCCACGGTCACCGTGTACGGGTTGAGCACCGACACGTCGGTGTTCGACTCGGCCAGCACGATCCGGGAGTCGGCCACTTCGGCGGCGGTCAGGCCGCGAGCCTCGGCTTCGAAGAGCAGGTCGACGGCGCGCTTGCGCGCCTGATGACGACCCTTGTCGCCCTTGCGATCAGCCATGCTAGGCGTTCACGCGGCCCAGATAGCTTCCGTCGCGGGAGTCCACCTTGAGCTTGTCGCCGGTGTTGATGAACAGCGGCACCTGGATCTCGGCGCCGGTCTCCAGCGTCGCGGGCTTGGTGCCGGCACTGGAGCGGTCGCCCTGCAGACCGGGCTCGGTGTGGCTGACCAGCAGCTCGACGGTCACCGGCAGTTCCAGGTACAGCGGTGCGCCCTCGTTGAACGCGATCTGCACCGGCATGCCCTCGAGCAGGAAGCCCGCGGCCCGGCCGACGAGCGCCTCGGGCAGCGGATGCTGTTCGTAGTCCTCGGAGTCCATGAATACGAAGTCGGAGCCGTCGCGGTACAGGTAGGTGGCGTCGCGCCGGTCGACGGTCGCGGTCTCCACCTTCACGCCGGCGTTGTAGGTCTTGTCGACGACCTTGCCCGAGAGCACGTTCTTGAGCTTGGTGCGCACGAAGGCGGGGCCCTTGCCGGGTTTGACGTGCTGGAACTCGGTGATCTGCCAGAGCTGGCCGTCGATGTTCAGCACGAGGCCGTTCTTGAAGTCGGCAGTTGTTGCCACAGTCGGTCGTTCTCCTAGGTCAAGATGGTCAGTTCCTTGGGGAACCGGGTGATCAGCTCGGTTGTCTCGTGTCGCCGCCCGAGCGGCTCGTCGAGCACGACCAGGGTGTCCTCGATCCGCACACCGCCACGGTCGGGCAGGTAGACGCCCGGTTCGACGGTCACCACAGAGCCAGCAAGCAGTGTACCGGCGGCCGCCGAGTTGATTCCCGGCGCTTCGTGGATCTGCAGTCCGACGCCGTGTCCCAGGCCGTGCCCGAAGTTCTCGGCGTAGCCGGCGTCGGCGATCACCTGCCGGGCGGCGCGGTCCACATCGCTGAGCGTGGCGCCCACCTTCAGCGCCTCCCGCCCGGCCCGTTGGGCGGTCTCCACCAGGGTGTAGATCTCGCGCTGCCAGTCCGCCGCAGGCCCAAGCACGAACGTCCGGGTCATGTCGGAGTGGTAGCCGCCGACAAGCGCGCCGAAGTCGATCTTGACGAAGTCGCCGGCGGCCAGCACCGCATCGGTGGGCCGGTGATGTGGGATCGCGGAGTTGGCGCCGGCGGCCACAATCGTCTCGAAGGACGGGCCGTCGGCGCCGTGCTCGAGCATCAGGGCCTCCAGTTCGCGGCCGACTTCCTTCTCGGTGCGGCCCGGACGCAATCCGCCGCGCTGGACCAGCTCGGCCAGCGCCGCGTCGGCGGCCTCGCAGGCCAGCCTCAGCAGGGCGAGCTCGCCGGCGTCCTTGACCTCCCGCAGCGCCTCGACGACACCGGATGCCCGCACCAGTTCGGCGGCACCGGGGTGTTCGTCGAGTTCCTTGGCCAGCAGGTCGAAACCGTCGACGGTGACCACGTGGCTTTCGAATCCGATCCGGCGGGCCCCGTCGGCCACCGCCCGGCCGACCAGATGGCGTGCGCAGGCGCGCTCGATCGCCGTCTCGACATCGGGCGCCTGGTTGGCCGCCTGGGTGCGGTAGCGGGAGTCGGTGGCCAGTACCGTCGGCGTGTCGCC encodes:
- a CDS encoding BtpA/SgcQ family protein, which gives rise to MAEWVREVFSVQKPVIAMLHLSALPGDPGFDTRGGLAAVVDRAKEELDALQQGGVDGIMISNEFSLPYLTKTEPITAITMARIIGELLPDISVPYGVNVLWDGRASIDLAVATGAQFVREIFTGVYASDFGLWNTNVGEVARHRARIGGAGVKLFFNIVPESATYLAERDLASITRTTVFATLPDAICVSGLTAGAPTDLAALSVVKKSAGAVPVFVNTGVKADNVVEQLALADGAIVGTYFKKDGIFENRAQRERVEELMANAKAAR
- the nusB gene encoding transcription antitermination factor NusB — translated: MADRKGDKGRHQARKRAVDLLFEAEARGLTAAEVADSRIVLAESNTDVSVLNPYTVTVARGVTENIAHIDELITSHLQGWTLERLPAVDRAILRVAVWELLHADDVPEPVAVDEAVELAKELSTDESPGFVNGVLGQVMLVTPQIRAAADALRGAVRGSAPEA
- a CDS encoding DeoR/GlpR family DNA-binding transcription regulator codes for the protein MSAKTRRAQIEQRVLDQGEIEYAALAQEYGVSEMTIRRDVDALEASGLVRRITGGAIAAYRKAEEPSFESRASRSATEKMHIAEAAVELLQPGETVILDSGSTVLAVARAIRGRGLGLTIVTPSLLAAIELADEPDTTIIVTGGNLRPGELSLIGFETESVFQMYNCDTFIMGIAGVDPVRGLTDYHRVEGSAKRAAAASADRIIVVADESKLGRVQLLTVAPLSAAAHIVTDSHPDHPTLIAARNLGVDVICVNREESSDTGTAGDLR
- a CDS encoding Xaa-Pro peptidase family protein, whose amino-acid sequence is MTHSQRRDRLADRLAADGLDAIVISDLVNVRYLSGFTGSNAALLVFAGDTPTVLATDSRYRTQAANQAPDVETAIERACARHLVGRAVADGARRIGFESHVVTVDGFDLLAKELDEHPGAAELVRASGVVEALREVKDAGELALLRLACEAADAALAELVQRGGLRPGRTEKEVGRELEALMLEHGADGPSFETIVAAGANSAIPHHRPTDAVLAAGDFVKIDFGALVGGYHSDMTRTFVLGPAADWQREIYTLVETAQRAGREALKVGATLSDVDRAARQVIADAGYAENFGHGLGHGVGLQIHEAPGINSAAAGTLLAGSVVTVEPGVYLPDRGGVRIEDTLVVLDEPLGRRHETTELITRFPKELTILT
- the efp gene encoding elongation factor P, encoding MATTADFKNGLVLNIDGQLWQITEFQHVKPGKGPAFVRTKLKNVLSGKVVDKTYNAGVKVETATVDRRDATYLYRDGSDFVFMDSEDYEQHPLPEALVGRAAGFLLEGMPVQIAFNEGAPLYLELPVTVELLVSHTEPGLQGDRSSAGTKPATLETGAEIQVPLFINTGDKLKVDSRDGSYLGRVNA